From the Phalacrocorax carbo chromosome Z, bPhaCar2.1, whole genome shotgun sequence genome, the window cagagctcagctgtaTAACTGTAGTGGAAGACCAGGGAGTTTTCAGAAGTGAGAGGTTTTCTTTGACCTGTCGCAGGTCAAAACACTGCAGCTGTTTGGCCAGTTCTCCCTGTGGGAGGTTACTatcctcccagctctgcaggttGGAGGATCatacttaatttctttcaggCAAAATCAGCCATGTTATCTTAAATCACCTTCTTCTGCTCTTTGATCTGACCCAAGTGACTCTATCTGAAACAGATTAGAAATTACTCATGTGAATTCCTCATTCCCCTTCTATCAAGGGAAATTCTTCTATCAAGAGTGGTACTTGCAGTTGTTTTCAGCTGGTGATGGCAATGCTTGACTCTTCATTGCTATTGACCAAAACAAGGGGGCTGTGCATGACCTTCCAAACCATGCCCTTGAATCGGCCTTTAGAAGAGCCGTTGAAAACTGTTGATTTGCACCATGAGAAAATAATGGCAAGtgattaattaatttaattaattaaattaattgggTGAacagttgtgggtttttttcatccatGCTGCACTgataaaataaagatttagaAAGCAGTATGACAGGGTGGTATGGGGGAGGGAACCACACTTACAGTTATGATCACTCCTGTCTGTGTATGTTACTCTACAGTAAAAATGATGTGTGTGTTTTATGGTATGCTTCAAGCTGatctgaatattttcctttagaaacCATGCCCTCTATGTGATGAAGCAAAAGAAGTGCTTGAGCCGTATAAGAGAAGGGTAATGTATTGCAATACTGTATACATTCTCTATATAGAAAAAACAGTTAATCAGGattctttctttgtaaaagaaaattgcTTGGATTTATTTGCATCCATTATTCTTTCATGGGTGACCTCTTCAAGACAATTTCAGCAATGATTTCCATAAAACTCATTATCCAAAAGCATTTTGTGACAATGCTACTCAAATTAAGTATTGGCAAACTAAACCAATATACACCTTATCACAgtagtttttaaaagcactgcttTTGTAAATACTCTTGCCTTGTCTGGTAGGGGAGTTTACAACTTTTATGAGGCAGGTAATAAATCATTTGGGAAGGATGTTAGTGAGTCAAATATTCAAGTATTTGAACTATACGTGATTGCAGTTTTTGCCATTCTTCAACCAGGTTTTCATCTTTCTTGAAGGAAGAAAGTGTTAACGGAAGCGTTAAGAGGTGTTGCACTCTGCTGCTTAACAGGCAGCTGTTGTGTTGCCAGCTACATATTTGTTGTGGTTGGCGCTCACAGTCGTGTTGTTCTGCCCAGAGGATCAAGAATATTGTCCTGGGCTAGGGAGCGAGTCCTTTACAGATACGCAGCTAAGGATTGTGGCTACATATATTTTGCACCCACAAAATGGGCAGTTGCCTACAACATGGAAGAATAAATCCAAAAGTACAAAGAAAACAGCCttgcacttctgaaaaaaatattgaccaAAAGACAAGTAGGTATTGGTTTTCAGTGTCCGGTAGGTActaatatatttgttttctgtcacagTTTATTTTGCAGGAGGTGGATATTACCCTTCCAGAGAACTCAGCTTGGTATGATAAATACAAATATGACAtacctgtttttcatttaaatgggAAGTTCCTAATGAAGCATCAAGTAGACATTCAGAAGTTTGAGGACCAACTTATGA encodes:
- the CZH5orf63 gene encoding glutaredoxin-like protein C5orf63 homolog isoform X1, with product MRTMVLCFLSRTLQLARHSSSPLGRQLCSASTNKPVLTLFTKKPCPLCDEAKEVLEPYKRRFILQEVDITLPENSAWYDKYKYDIPVFHLNGKFLMKHQVDIQKFEDQLMKLESQNDGNQ
- the CZH5orf63 gene encoding glutaredoxin-like protein C5orf63 homolog isoform X2 produces the protein MVLCFLSRTLQLARHSSSPLGRQLCSASTNKPVLTLFTKKPCPLCDEAKEVLEPYKRRFILQEVDITLPENSAWYDKYKYDIPVFHLNGKFLMKHQVDIQKFEDQLMKLESQNDGNQ